GCAGCACCTCGAGACCGAGCGACTGGAACGATCGCGCCAGCTCGCCGTCCTCGAGCAGATACTGCGGGCGCTTGGGCCGCCCGAACTTTTCCTGTCCGACGCGGTAGGTCTCGTAGACGAGATGTCCTCCCGGAATCAGCGCTCGCGCCATGGCCGGAAACAGCGGGCGGTGCAGAAAGCGAAAGCACGTGACCAGCGCGTAGCGCGATTCCGGGAGCGTCGGCCGGCCTCGTTCGAGATCGGCGACCACGGTGCGGAGCTCGGCCCCGGCGCGGCGCGCCAGATCCGCGGCGCGCTCGAGCGCTTCGGGCGCCGCGTCCCAGGCCTCGACCGTGAAGCCGCGTTCGGCGAGGAACGCGGCCTCGCGCCCGGAGCCCGCGGCCAGATCCGCGGCCAGGCCGCGTGGGAGCTCGTCGATCCGCTCGACCAGGAATGGCGCCGGCCGCCAGAGTCGAGCCGGCGGACCGGCCTCGAGCTCCAGCGTCGCGGTCGAAGCGAGCGGCGCCGCGAGCCAGCCGACCTCCGCGTAGCCCATGGACTCGAGCGCCTGCGCCGCACGCCGCGCCTGCTCGGCACTCGCGGCGAGCACCGCCACCGCCATGTCGCGCGGCGGCAGCTCGGCGCGCCGCGGCAGCAGCTCGTCGGCGGGCAGGTGGCCGCTGCCGCGAAGATGCCCGGCGGCGAATTCCGATTCGAGGCGCACATCGAGCAGCGCCACCTCGGCCCCGAGCGCGGGCAGGTCGGCGGGAGCGAGCGGTCCGTTCATCCGGCGGGGCTACGAGATGATCGGCAGCTCGCAGCAGTGGCCGGGAGGAATCGGGCGGCCGTGCGGGCAGCGGCGAGGGTGGCCGAGGAAGGTGCAGATGCTGTTGGTGACCTCGCGATCGATGATGTGCTCCATCCGGCAGGCGGCCAGCTCCATCTCTTCGCTGGACAGGCGCATCGCCGAGGAGAACAGCACTTCGGCCAGACGCCGCCGGCGCACCAGATCGCGCG
This genomic window from Candidatus Sulfotelmatobacter sp. contains:
- a CDS encoding methyltransferase domain-containing protein yields the protein MNGPLAPADLPALGAEVALLDVRLESEFAAGHLRGSGHLPADELLPRRAELPPRDMAVAVLAASAEQARRAAQALESMGYAEVGWLAAPLASTATLELEAGPPARLWRPAPFLVERIDELPRGLAADLAAGSGREAAFLAERGFTVEAWDAAPEALERAADLARRAGAELRTVVADLERGRPTLPESRYALVTCFRFLHRPLFPAMARALIPGGHLVYETYRVGQEKFGRPKRPQYLLEDGELARSFQSLGLEVLRYEEPSPSRGPITARLWARRPA